One window of the Acaryochloris sp. CCMEE 5410 genome contains the following:
- the ctpA gene encoding carboxyl-terminal processing protease CtpA yields MIKRIVSYIFILQFALSLAIAPPAAALTEEQLLYNEAWRLVDQAYVDDSFNHQDWRTVRQKALTTQMPDRESTYKAIRDMLDSLGDPFTRLLQPKQYQSLKTSTSGELTGVGLQIIQNEESGYLEVLAPIEGSPAASAGVQAADQILKIDNIPTTDLSLDEAAERMRGPIGSTVKLKVERPDQGVLLFPIKRDRIAINPVFAELRPQPNGQDIGFIRLRQFNANATQEMQAAITRLEAEGAEGYILDLRNNPGALLQAGVEIAQMWLDPSPIVYTVDRQGIRNSFDSKAGSLTDAPLIVLVNRGSASASEILAGALQDNGRAQLVGEQTFGKGSIQSLFNLSDGSGLAITIAKYETPSHRNINKVGIKPDKIVALKTLRSDQVGTDADTQYQQALKLLAEPAVIASATST; encoded by the coding sequence ATGATTAAACGTATTGTTAGCTATATATTTATTCTGCAATTTGCCCTCTCTCTAGCGATTGCCCCTCCTGCAGCCGCCTTAACTGAAGAGCAATTGCTCTATAACGAAGCTTGGCGTCTAGTGGATCAAGCTTATGTGGATGACTCCTTCAATCATCAGGATTGGCGGACGGTGCGTCAAAAGGCGTTAACCACCCAAATGCCGGATCGGGAGTCTACCTATAAAGCTATCCGCGACATGTTAGATAGCCTTGGCGATCCGTTTACTCGCCTGTTACAGCCGAAGCAATACCAGAGCTTAAAGACCAGTACGTCTGGTGAGCTAACTGGGGTTGGTTTACAAATTATTCAAAATGAGGAATCCGGCTATTTAGAAGTATTGGCTCCTATTGAAGGATCACCAGCTGCTAGTGCAGGGGTGCAAGCAGCAGACCAAATTCTCAAAATTGACAATATTCCAACCACGGACCTGTCCCTAGATGAAGCGGCTGAGCGCATGCGTGGTCCCATCGGGTCAACGGTAAAGTTAAAGGTGGAACGTCCTGATCAGGGCGTATTGCTGTTTCCCATTAAACGCGATCGCATTGCCATTAATCCGGTATTTGCTGAATTGCGTCCCCAACCCAACGGTCAAGATATTGGTTTTATCCGTCTGCGCCAATTCAACGCCAACGCCACCCAAGAAATGCAGGCGGCGATTACCCGGCTGGAGGCCGAGGGAGCTGAAGGCTATATTCTAGACCTACGGAATAATCCGGGGGCCCTTTTGCAAGCTGGGGTTGAGATTGCCCAGATGTGGCTTGATCCAAGTCCCATCGTCTACACCGTTGATCGCCAGGGGATTCGCAATAGCTTTGACTCTAAAGCCGGTTCCCTAACGGACGCCCCTCTGATTGTTTTAGTCAATCGGGGCAGTGCCAGCGCCAGTGAAATCTTGGCAGGGGCTTTGCAAGATAATGGTCGTGCTCAATTAGTAGGTGAGCAAACCTTTGGCAAAGGTTCGATTCAGTCTCTGTTTAATCTGTCGGATGGCTCCGGTCTAGCGATTACCATCGCGAAATATGAAACCCCTAGTCATCGCAACATTAACAAGGTGGGGATTAAACCCGATAAAATCGTTGCCCTCAAAACCCTGCGAAGTGACCAAGTGGGGACGGATGCAGATACTCAATATCAGCAGGCCCTCAAACTTCTGGCAGAACCAGCGGTGATTGCCAGTGCAACCTCTACCTAG
- a CDS encoding fatty acid desaturase encodes MTASLVKSDPQLRTLTDPDITLQDVIKSLPKECFKQNAVKAWTGAIINVLMVALGYVAIVNSPWYLLPLAWIFTGTALTGFFVIGHDAGHRSFAKKRWVNDVVGHLFMMPLIYPFHCWRILHNFHHTHTNELDVDNAWRPFDGAEYESLDPVIRTVYELIRGYFWWVGSIVHWANLHFNWTTFDEKDKGDVKLSIGVVVLFAAIAFPTLIYFTGIWGFVKFWLIPWMVYHFWMSTFTIVHHTASDIPFQPTEVWNAAEAQLVGSVHCKYPGWVEFLCHDINVHIPHHVSTAIPSYNLRMAHQSLKENWGQYVYEREFNWALMKEISEECHLYDSEKAYRSFKEHQAAS; translated from the coding sequence ATGACTGCATCCCTTGTCAAGTCTGACCCTCAACTGCGGACACTCACCGATCCGGACATAACCCTTCAAGATGTTATCAAATCTCTGCCCAAGGAATGCTTTAAGCAAAATGCAGTAAAGGCTTGGACAGGAGCGATCATCAATGTGCTGATGGTGGCTCTAGGTTATGTCGCGATTGTTAATTCTCCTTGGTATTTGCTGCCTCTAGCCTGGATCTTCACGGGCACAGCGCTAACGGGTTTCTTTGTGATTGGTCATGATGCCGGGCATCGCTCTTTTGCTAAGAAGCGCTGGGTCAATGATGTAGTGGGTCATCTATTTATGATGCCGCTGATCTATCCTTTTCACTGCTGGCGGATTTTGCACAACTTCCACCATACCCATACCAATGAGCTGGATGTGGATAATGCCTGGCGGCCCTTTGATGGGGCTGAGTATGAAAGCCTTGATCCGGTGATTCGAACAGTTTATGAGCTGATTCGCGGTTATTTCTGGTGGGTGGGTTCCATTGTCCATTGGGCCAATCTCCACTTCAACTGGACCACCTTTGATGAGAAAGATAAGGGTGATGTCAAGCTTTCTATTGGCGTTGTGGTATTGTTCGCTGCGATCGCATTCCCGACTCTGATCTACTTCACTGGCATTTGGGGTTTCGTCAAGTTCTGGTTGATTCCTTGGATGGTCTACCACTTCTGGATGAGCACCTTCACCATCGTTCACCACACCGCCTCTGATATTCCGTTTCAACCCACAGAAGTCTGGAACGCTGCAGAAGCTCAGCTGGTCGGTTCAGTGCACTGCAAATATCCGGGTTGGGTTGAGTTTCTCTGCCACGATATCAATGTCCATATTCCTCACCACGTCTCTACCGCGATTCCTTCCTACAATTTACGCATGGCCCATCAAAGCCTGAAGGAAAATTGGGGTCAGTACGTGTATGAGCGCGAATTTAACTGGGCCTTGATGAAAGAAATTTCAGAAGAATGCCATCTCTATGATTCTGAAAAAGCCTATCGGTCTTTTAAGGAGCACCAGGCGGCTAGTTAA
- a CDS encoding shikimate kinase, whose product MINLKGVNLYLVGMMGCGKSTTGRALAQQLGYGFVDTDDLITQLTGQAITDIFAESGEAHFRQVESKVLSEVAAHTKLVVATGGGIVLDKKNWSFLQHGLVIWLDVEPDQLWQRLQTDQSRPLLQKPNPQEVLEELLTQRRPLYRQADAHIVLKPDQSVESVCESVVQEITKVLRPEASPQD is encoded by the coding sequence ATGATCAACCTTAAAGGGGTCAATCTTTATCTCGTCGGTATGATGGGGTGTGGTAAATCGACAACAGGCCGGGCCTTAGCTCAACAACTGGGCTACGGCTTTGTTGATACGGATGACCTAATTACCCAACTGACAGGTCAAGCCATTACCGATATCTTTGCTGAATCGGGTGAAGCTCATTTTCGGCAAGTTGAATCTAAAGTCTTGTCCGAAGTGGCTGCTCACACCAAGCTGGTAGTGGCCACAGGCGGCGGGATTGTTCTGGATAAAAAGAACTGGAGCTTTTTGCAACATGGCCTTGTCATCTGGCTGGATGTAGAACCTGATCAGCTATGGCAGCGTCTTCAGACAGACCAGTCCCGGCCCTTGCTCCAAAAACCAAATCCCCAAGAAGTTCTAGAGGAATTACTGACCCAACGGCGACCTCTCTATCGGCAGGCAGATGCTCATATCGTGCTGAAGCCGGATCAGTCTGTGGAGTCAGTTTGTGAATCTGTCGTCCAAGAGATCACCAAAGTGCTGCGCCCCGAGGCTAGCCCTCAGGATTAA
- the rnhA gene encoding ribonuclease HI, with product MPAFSDIDSIYTDGACSGNPGPGGWGSVIYFKDGSCHEIGGFVPQTTNNRMELQAAIAILELLQDQPLPKTIPLYTDSEYVKNGITKWLAGWKRKGWKTAKGKAVLNQDLWQQLDQLNDATIDWRYIRAHAGHEGNERCDQIARAFSQHQTPDLHQITPSAMPDSPEVNQHPPDHAEHPASESRISHLQDLVETLEIADHIAKEGYLISSSELADLMAVHANAVTSRGDEWVWRNWLISRVRREGNQILWQLERLNS from the coding sequence ATGCCGGCTTTTTCTGATATTGACAGTATCTATACTGATGGCGCTTGCTCGGGGAATCCCGGTCCAGGCGGATGGGGCAGTGTCATCTACTTCAAGGATGGATCCTGCCATGAAATTGGCGGGTTTGTGCCTCAAACGACGAATAACCGGATGGAATTGCAGGCTGCGATCGCAATCTTGGAATTGTTGCAAGACCAACCGTTACCCAAGACCATTCCCCTCTATACTGACAGCGAGTACGTCAAAAATGGCATTACTAAGTGGTTGGCAGGATGGAAACGCAAAGGCTGGAAAACAGCTAAAGGTAAAGCGGTTCTGAATCAAGATTTGTGGCAACAGCTCGATCAACTTAATGATGCGACCATAGACTGGCGATATATCCGCGCTCATGCAGGCCATGAAGGCAATGAGCGATGTGATCAGATCGCCCGTGCTTTTTCCCAGCATCAAACCCCTGACCTTCACCAAATTACCCCCAGTGCCATGCCAGACTCTCCCGAAGTGAATCAACATCCTCCCGATCATGCAGAACATCCTGCCAGTGAATCAAGGATCTCTCATCTGCAGGATTTAGTCGAAACGTTGGAAATTGCCGATCACATTGCGAAAGAGGGTTATCTAATCAGCAGTTCTGAATTAGCAGATCTAATGGCGGTCCACGCCAACGCGGTCACTAGCAGAGGGGATGAATGGGTGTGGCGCAATTGGCTAATCTCCCGTGTCCGTCGGGAAGGCAACCAGATTTTGTGGCAGTTAGAGCGTCTTAACTCCTAA
- the dprA gene encoding DNA-processing protein DprA codes for MEERPYWLAWSQIPGIGPVVLKCLQQRFGTLSSAWSADAATLGTVTGIGAQTLKTILKHRQSTNPADLLAQHTQKNPSFWCMADQTYPRMLTEIADSPPLLYYRGQVQLSENQGSTPMVGIVGTRDPSEYAKRWTRKISYALAKRGITVVSGMAEGIDTQAHLGCIEGGGRTIAVLGTGVDMIYPPRNQGLYQKIEQQGLLLSEYPSGTQPNRAHFPRRNRIVAGLCRALLVMEAPTKSGALITAYQANEYNRDIYVLPGSLDNPRAMGCLGLVQRGAQLILGIGQLLDQLGAIPPLSSAPTPSVPEIPSNLPSAQAEILKVVSQLCHQSGDGSVPFDLIVQSVELSAGEVSGEILQLELQGLVNQLPGMRYAPNS; via the coding sequence GTGGAAGAACGCCCCTATTGGTTAGCTTGGTCACAGATACCAGGTATCGGTCCAGTTGTCCTCAAGTGTTTGCAACAACGGTTCGGCACTTTATCCTCGGCGTGGTCGGCAGATGCTGCCACCTTAGGTACAGTAACGGGAATTGGGGCGCAAACCCTGAAGACCATTCTGAAACATAGACAATCAACAAATCCGGCGGATCTGTTGGCTCAGCATACACAGAAGAACCCTAGTTTTTGGTGCATGGCTGATCAGACATATCCCCGCATGCTGACGGAAATTGCGGATTCGCCACCATTGCTCTACTATCGAGGCCAAGTGCAGCTTTCCGAAAATCAGGGAAGTACCCCAATGGTGGGGATTGTAGGAACTCGAGATCCGTCTGAATATGCCAAACGGTGGACTAGAAAGATTTCCTATGCCCTAGCAAAGCGAGGTATTACGGTCGTGTCAGGGATGGCAGAAGGGATTGATACCCAGGCCCATTTGGGGTGTATTGAGGGCGGTGGGCGCACAATTGCGGTTCTAGGGACGGGGGTAGACATGATTTACCCACCCCGAAACCAAGGTTTATATCAAAAAATTGAGCAACAGGGTTTACTCTTGAGCGAGTATCCCTCTGGTACACAACCCAATCGAGCCCATTTTCCCCGCCGTAATCGAATTGTGGCGGGTTTATGTCGCGCATTGTTGGTGATGGAAGCTCCAACGAAATCGGGGGCGTTAATTACGGCTTATCAGGCCAATGAGTATAATCGCGATATTTATGTTCTACCCGGTTCGTTAGATAATCCTCGGGCAATGGGTTGTTTAGGATTAGTACAGCGAGGGGCTCAGTTAATTTTAGGGATTGGTCAACTGTTGGACCAGTTAGGGGCTATACCGCCCTTGTCATCAGCTCCTACTCCGAGCGTTCCAGAGATTCCTTCTAACCTTCCATCTGCACAAGCAGAAATCCTGAAAGTGGTGAGCCAACTTTGCCATCAGTCAGGAGATGGATCTGTTCCTTTCGATTTGATAGTTCAATCAGTTGAACTATCAGCAGGAGAAGTATCGGGTGAAATTTTGCAGTTAGAGTTACAAGGTCTAGTTAATCAACTCCCGGGGATGAGATATGCCCCCAATTCTTAA
- a CDS encoding CAAD domain-containing protein, giving the protein MDADQETKTTANLDVSTETSGSLSPLSADDSTSIDVNEIGKQLRDFVDTFPKQVGETYSIYKKPLNLFLVISAAAVAAAVANGVLDVLNSIPFVAPLLELIGLGYSAWFAWNYLTYAEKRQQLVEDYRQLKAKVTGQS; this is encoded by the coding sequence ATGGATGCTGACCAGGAAACAAAGACGACTGCCAACTTGGATGTAAGTACCGAAACCTCTGGAAGCTTGTCTCCTCTTTCTGCGGACGACTCCACTTCGATTGATGTTAATGAGATTGGCAAGCAGTTAAGAGACTTTGTGGATACGTTCCCCAAACAGGTGGGAGAAACTTATTCCATTTATAAAAAACCTCTAAATCTGTTCTTAGTCATTTCTGCTGCAGCCGTTGCCGCAGCGGTTGCAAATGGCGTTTTAGACGTTCTCAATTCAATTCCCTTCGTTGCACCACTGCTCGAACTGATTGGTCTAGGCTATTCCGCCTGGTTTGCCTGGAATTACTTAACCTATGCCGAAAAACGACAGCAGTTGGTAGAAGACTATCGTCAGCTCAAAGCTAAAGTTACAGGGCAAAGCTAA
- the rdgB gene encoding RdgB/HAM1 family non-canonical purine NTP pyrophosphatase: MPPLIVATQNPGKLKEMQQHLADLPWELQLMPPNLEIEETGTTFRENAILKATQVAKHLEQWAIADDSGLEVMALDGAPGLYSARYGKTDTDRIQRLLTELQGKADRSAQFVCVIALARPDGSVACQAKGICSGEILQSPQGEGGFGYDPIFYVPSQQQTFAELSAAVKRQISHRGEAFKVLRPQLLALET; encoded by the coding sequence ATGCCCCCCTTGATTGTGGCTACCCAAAACCCTGGCAAATTAAAAGAGATGCAGCAGCACCTCGCCGATTTGCCCTGGGAGTTACAGCTAATGCCCCCGAATCTGGAGATTGAAGAGACCGGCACCACCTTTAGGGAAAATGCAATTCTCAAGGCAACCCAGGTGGCAAAGCACTTGGAGCAATGGGCGATTGCCGATGATTCAGGTTTAGAAGTTATGGCTCTGGATGGAGCTCCCGGTCTTTACTCTGCCCGATATGGCAAAACCGATACAGATCGGATTCAGCGTCTGCTGACAGAACTCCAGGGGAAGGCCGATCGCAGTGCTCAGTTTGTGTGCGTGATTGCGTTGGCCCGACCGGATGGCAGTGTGGCCTGCCAAGCCAAAGGTATTTGTTCGGGGGAAATTCTTCAGTCTCCCCAAGGAGAGGGCGGCTTTGGCTATGACCCTATCTTCTATGTTCCCTCTCAGCAACAAACCTTTGCCGAACTATCGGCTGCCGTCAAACGCCAGATCAGCCATCGGGGGGAAGCCTTCAAGGTGTTGAGACCCCAACTATTAGCCCTGGAGACTTAA
- the petD gene encoding cytochrome b6-f complex subunit IV has translation MAKILKQPDLSDPQLKEKLKKGMGHNYYGEPAWPNDLLYIFPVVIMGTISLVIGLAVLDPAMIGEPSNPFATPLEILPEWYLYPVFQILRTVPSKLLGVLIQTTIPLGLMLIPFIENVNKFQNPFRRPIATSVFLFSVVFTLWLGIGATLPIDKSLTLGLF, from the coding sequence ATGGCAAAAATACTTAAACAACCTGATCTAAGCGATCCACAGTTAAAGGAAAAGCTTAAGAAGGGCATGGGCCATAACTATTATGGTGAGCCCGCCTGGCCTAATGACCTGCTCTATATTTTCCCTGTGGTGATTATGGGCACGATCTCCCTGGTCATTGGCTTAGCGGTCTTAGACCCAGCCATGATTGGTGAACCGTCTAACCCCTTCGCCACCCCCTTAGAAATTCTGCCTGAATGGTATCTATATCCTGTCTTCCAGATTCTGCGGACAGTTCCCAGCAAGCTGTTGGGCGTACTTATTCAAACCACGATTCCTTTGGGACTCATGCTTATTCCTTTCATTGAAAACGTGAATAAGTTCCAGAACCCATTCCGTCGACCCATTGCGACTAGCGTCTTCCTATTTAGCGTAGTCTTCACCCTATGGTTAGGAATTGGTGCAACACTTCCCATTGACAAGTCTTTGACCTTGGGATTGTTCTAA
- the def gene encoding peptide deformylase yields MSSEVLVEKRKLKNPPLNIHTLGDRVLRQSAKRVSKVDDEIRELARQMLQTMYSADGIGLAAPQVAVGKQLIVVDTDPEEPANQPIILLNPKIRRHSDDLALGQEGCLSIPGVYLDVRRPAQIEVAYKDEQGRPQVIVATDLLARVIQHEMDHLTGVMFVDRVENSLLLNQELTKQGFSKQAVKPVEAA; encoded by the coding sequence ATGTCTTCTGAAGTTCTGGTTGAAAAGCGCAAACTTAAAAATCCTCCCCTCAATATTCACACCCTCGGTGATCGCGTGCTTAGACAATCAGCCAAGCGAGTGTCCAAGGTGGATGATGAGATTCGAGAATTGGCCCGCCAAATGCTGCAAACAATGTATAGTGCCGACGGCATTGGTCTCGCGGCCCCCCAAGTGGCTGTAGGCAAGCAGCTCATTGTAGTGGATACTGACCCGGAAGAACCGGCCAATCAGCCAATTATCTTGCTCAATCCTAAAATTCGTCGCCATAGTGATGACTTAGCATTAGGGCAGGAAGGTTGTCTGAGTATCCCTGGAGTATATCTAGATGTCCGACGGCCAGCCCAAATTGAAGTTGCTTATAAAGATGAGCAAGGCAGACCGCAAGTGATTGTGGCGACAGATCTGCTGGCACGGGTCATTCAGCATGAGATGGATCATCTAACAGGCGTTATGTTTGTAGATCGAGTGGAGAATAGCTTGTTGCTGAACCAAGAATTGACAAAGCAGGGGTTCTCAAAACAAGCAGTGAAACCAGTCGAAGCCGCCTAA
- a CDS encoding Spy/CpxP family protein refolding chaperone, translating to MSRITKGVVICFALIGVCSLGQWVGNTSQPSVAQVPERPQRRRPGLFRDLQLSRQQRREIRAIRQKYGPQTRAKAQLLRQTRNELKAMIAGEAPEADVRAQFQSLEALTQETLNLRFENMMAIRKVLTPDQRQQLEQKLAERRRRRQRRLNPEG from the coding sequence ATGTCAAGAATAACTAAAGGAGTTGTTATTTGCTTCGCCCTGATTGGAGTATGTTCCCTGGGGCAATGGGTGGGAAATACCTCGCAACCCAGTGTGGCTCAAGTCCCTGAACGTCCACAAAGACGACGGCCCGGACTCTTCCGAGACTTGCAGCTTTCACGGCAACAACGTCGAGAGATTCGCGCGATTCGTCAAAAATATGGTCCCCAAACCCGAGCAAAGGCTCAGTTACTGCGACAAACTCGGAACGAGTTAAAAGCCATGATTGCCGGGGAAGCTCCTGAAGCGGATGTGCGTGCCCAATTTCAGTCCTTAGAGGCATTGACTCAGGAGACCTTGAACCTGCGGTTTGAGAATATGATGGCGATTCGCAAAGTCCTGACTCCAGACCAACGTCAACAGCTAGAGCAAAAGCTAGCAGAGCGACGGCGGCGACGGCAGCGACGGCTTAATCCTGAGGGCTAG
- the miaB gene encoding tRNA (N6-isopentenyl adenosine(37)-C2)-methylthiotransferase MiaB → MSLDSRRYHITTYGCQMNKADSERMAGVLENMGYQWSENPDDANLILCNTCTIRDNAEHKVYSYLGRQAKRKHAQPDLTLVVAGCVAQQEGDALLRRVPELDLVMGPQHANRLQDLLEQVASGQQVLATEPIHIVEDITKPRRDSAVTAWVNVIYGCNERCTYCVVPNVRGVEQSRTPEAIRAEMVQLGEQGFKEVTLLGQNIDAYGRDLPGTTSEGRHLHTLTDLLYFVHDVPGIERIRFATSHPRYFTERLIQACYELPKVCEHFHIPFQSGDNDVLKAMSRGYTHEKYRRIIDNIRAIMPDASISADAIVGFPGETEAQFMNTMQLVEDIEFDLLNTAAYSPRPGTPAALWDNQLSEAVKADRLQRLNRLVGVCAELRSQRYANRIEEVLVEDQNPKDPTQVMGRTRGNRLTFFPGKIEELRGNIVSVKVTEVRSFSLTGEPLSALATASN, encoded by the coding sequence ATGAGCTTAGATTCGCGCCGATACCACATCACCACCTATGGCTGTCAGATGAACAAAGCTGACTCTGAGCGGATGGCTGGGGTTTTGGAAAACATGGGCTACCAATGGTCCGAGAACCCAGATGACGCTAATCTGATACTCTGCAACACCTGCACCATTCGAGATAATGCAGAGCATAAGGTCTATTCTTATCTGGGTCGGCAGGCCAAGCGCAAACATGCGCAACCAGATTTGACCCTAGTTGTTGCGGGCTGTGTGGCCCAACAAGAAGGAGATGCTCTGCTGCGCCGGGTGCCCGAACTTGATTTAGTGATGGGACCTCAACATGCCAACCGGTTGCAGGATTTATTAGAACAGGTGGCCAGCGGTCAGCAGGTGTTGGCAACGGAGCCCATTCACATTGTTGAAGATATTACGAAGCCCCGTCGAGATAGTGCTGTCACTGCTTGGGTGAATGTGATTTATGGATGCAATGAACGCTGCACCTATTGCGTCGTTCCTAATGTGCGGGGAGTCGAACAATCCCGGACGCCAGAGGCAATTCGAGCCGAAATGGTGCAGCTCGGAGAACAAGGCTTCAAAGAGGTCACCCTCCTAGGACAGAATATCGACGCTTATGGTCGTGATCTACCCGGCACAACCTCAGAAGGGCGGCATCTGCATACCCTGACGGATCTCCTCTACTTTGTCCATGATGTGCCGGGTATTGAAAGAATTCGGTTTGCCACCAGCCATCCTCGCTACTTTACCGAGCGTTTGATTCAGGCTTGCTACGAGTTGCCCAAGGTTTGTGAACATTTTCATATCCCCTTTCAGTCTGGAGATAACGATGTTCTCAAGGCCATGTCCCGAGGCTATACCCACGAGAAATACCGTCGCATCATTGATAATATTCGCGCGATCATGCCGGATGCCTCCATCAGTGCCGATGCAATTGTGGGCTTTCCGGGGGAAACCGAAGCACAGTTTATGAACACCATGCAGTTGGTCGAAGATATTGAATTTGATCTGCTGAATACAGCCGCTTATTCTCCTCGCCCTGGGACACCTGCGGCCTTGTGGGATAACCAGCTTAGCGAAGCGGTTAAAGCCGATCGGCTGCAGCGATTGAATCGTTTAGTGGGGGTGTGTGCGGAGTTGCGATCGCAACGTTATGCCAACCGTATCGAAGAAGTCCTCGTCGAAGATCAAAATCCCAAAGATCCTACACAAGTCATGGGACGCACCCGAGGTAATCGTCTCACGTTCTTCCCTGGCAAGATTGAGGAATTACGGGGCAACATCGTATCGGTAAAAGTCACTGAGGTCCGATCTTTCAGTCTGACAGGAGAACCTCTGTCAGCTTTGGCAACTGCCTCTAACTAG
- a CDS encoding HD domain-containing protein — protein sequence MQPLPSRTYHDPLHGSITLTAQDPVESLLIQLIDTPEFQRLRRIRQLGTASLTFHGAEGSRFTHSLGVMHIARLAFDRLIQIYPQLLPYRALVLCGALLHDIGHGPYSHTGEDIFNSHHETWTRTILRESPRMRTLLDQFDPDLASQLEQVYLKTFELPIVSQLVSSQLDCDRLDYLLRDSYFTGASYGQLDLDRILMALDYDPQTQQLVVEQKGQAAIEHYLVVRYFMYAQIYNHPKNLASAWGLVQAFRRAKELLKEGKISADQTVRAWLFQTDGNLSLQDYLAADDIVFTYHLHQWQQSNDAILSNLCRRHLNRDLLKAMDITDLTAAQQKDCLAHSQNLVQAQGWDPKYYTGLQVALTRGYTLYQRGINLLTGQGLVEISEVSVLVQALIQPFRRAWIIYPLGIENDLKQIPVLQEQRQ from the coding sequence GTGCAACCTCTACCTAGTCGGACCTATCATGATCCCTTACATGGGAGCATTACCTTAACGGCCCAAGATCCGGTTGAATCTCTGCTGATTCAGTTGATCGATACCCCTGAATTTCAGAGATTAAGGCGTATTCGTCAGCTGGGGACCGCCAGTCTTACTTTTCATGGTGCTGAAGGTTCTCGGTTTACCCACTCTTTGGGGGTGATGCATATCGCTCGGTTGGCCTTTGATCGGTTAATCCAGATCTATCCCCAATTGTTGCCCTACCGTGCCCTCGTTCTTTGCGGTGCTTTGCTACATGATATTGGTCATGGCCCCTACAGCCATACTGGCGAGGATATATTTAATAGCCATCATGAGACTTGGACGCGCACCATTTTGAGGGAGTCCCCCCGCATGCGCACCTTGCTGGATCAATTTGACCCGGATTTAGCCTCTCAGTTGGAACAAGTCTATTTAAAGACTTTTGAGTTACCCATTGTTAGTCAGCTCGTGTCGAGTCAGTTGGATTGTGATCGCCTCGACTACCTTTTGAGAGATAGCTATTTCACGGGGGCGTCTTACGGCCAGCTCGATTTAGACCGCATTCTGATGGCGTTGGATTATGACCCCCAAACCCAGCAGTTAGTCGTGGAGCAAAAGGGGCAAGCTGCCATTGAGCATTATTTGGTGGTTCGCTACTTTATGTATGCCCAGATCTACAATCATCCCAAAAATTTGGCATCGGCTTGGGGCTTAGTGCAAGCTTTTCGGCGGGCCAAAGAACTATTGAAGGAAGGAAAAATTAGCGCCGATCAAACCGTAAGGGCCTGGTTGTTTCAGACGGACGGTAATTTATCGCTGCAGGATTATCTAGCTGCGGATGATATTGTCTTTACCTACCATCTGCATCAGTGGCAGCAGAGTAATGATGCCATTTTGAGCAATCTATGTCGCCGTCATCTTAATCGGGATTTGCTGAAGGCCATGGATATTACCGATCTGACAGCAGCTCAACAAAAAGACTGTTTAGCCCATAGCCAGAACTTGGTGCAGGCGCAAGGCTGGGACCCCAAATACTATACGGGGTTGCAAGTCGCGCTGACTCGTGGCTATACCTTGTACCAACGGGGCATTAATTTACTCACGGGGCAAGGACTGGTGGAAATTAGTGAAGTGTCGGTCCTTGTCCAAGCCTTAATTCAACCGTTTCGACGAGCGTGGATTATTTATCCCCTAGGGATTGAGAATGATCTCAAGCAGATTCCTGTTTTACAGGAGCAACGGCAGTAA
- the petB gene encoding cytochrome b6 yields the protein MSKVYDWFEERLEIQAIADDVTTKYVPPHVNIFYCLGGVTLVCFIIQFATGFAMTFYYRPTVTEAFNSIQYIMTEVNFGWLIRSIHRWSASMMVLMMILHVFRVYLTGGFKKPRELTWITGVVLAVITVTFGVTGYSLPWDQVGYWAVKIVSGVPEAIPVVGSSIVELLRGGTSVGQSTLTRFYSLHTFVLPWLIAVFMLLHFLMIRKQGISGPL from the coding sequence ATGAGCAAAGTGTACGACTGGTTTGAGGAACGCCTTGAGATTCAGGCGATTGCCGATGACGTCACCACCAAGTACGTGCCGCCTCACGTCAATATTTTTTACTGCCTGGGTGGAGTTACCTTAGTTTGCTTTATCATCCAGTTTGCCACTGGATTTGCGATGACCTTCTACTATCGGCCGACGGTCACCGAAGCATTTAACTCCATTCAGTACATCATGACTGAAGTCAATTTTGGATGGTTGATACGTTCCATCCATCGCTGGTCCGCCAGCATGATGGTCTTGATGATGATTCTCCACGTTTTCCGGGTTTATCTAACTGGCGGATTCAAAAAGCCCCGAGAGCTGACCTGGATCACTGGCGTTGTCCTCGCTGTGATTACCGTTACTTTTGGTGTAACAGGCTACTCTCTGCCCTGGGACCAAGTTGGTTACTGGGCCGTCAAAATTGTGTCAGGTGTTCCTGAAGCAATTCCTGTAGTTGGTTCTTCCATCGTTGAGCTGCTACGTGGTGGCACTAGCGTTGGTCAATCTACCCTTACACGTTTTTATAGTTTGCACACCTTTGTTCTACCTTGGTTGATTGCAGTGTTTATGCTGCTTCACTTCTTGATGATTCGGAAGCAAGGTATTTCTGGTCCTTTGTAA